One segment of Choristoneura fumiferana chromosome 26, NRCan_CFum_1, whole genome shotgun sequence DNA contains the following:
- the Tapdelta gene encoding translocon-associated protein delta: MVTKYIIALFALCSISGALAQSCQNPQVEAASFTSLDATVVTQIAYITEFTLKCDNPLPENYALYAEVEGRPLTAARIGENKYQVSWTEELSAARSGVHEVRVLDEEGWASLRRARRADPSATVAPLLAVQLSHPGSYSGPWVNSEVLATVLSILIAYTALRNKSKILA, translated from the exons ATGGTCACAAAATACATTATTGCCCTTTTCGCCCTGTGCTCCATCAGCGGAGCTTTAGCACAAAGCTGCCAAAACCCTCAGGTTGAGGCGGCATCGTTCACAAGTTTAGATGCGACTGTAGTTACTCAAATAGCCTATATTACAGAGTTTACACTGAAGTGCGACAACCCCTTGCCTGAAAACTACGCGCTGTACGCGGAAGTCGAGGGGAGACCGCTGACGGCGGCCCGTATCGGAGAGAACAAATACCAG GTATCGTGGACCGAGGAGCTGTCCGCAGCTCGTTCCGGTGTCCATGAAGTGCGAGTGTTGGACGAGGAAGGCTGGGCTTCCctgcgccgcgcgcgccgcgccgacccCTCCGCCACCGTCGCTCCACTGCTGGCTGTACAGCTCTCACACCCCGGCA gttACTCCGGTCCCTGGGTGAACTCCGAAGTCCTGGCTACTGTGCTGTCTATCCTGATTGCGTACACCGCCCTCCGTAACAAGAGCAAGATCCTGGCGTAG